A genomic stretch from Salarias fasciatus chromosome 18, fSalaFa1.1, whole genome shotgun sequence includes:
- the LOC115406015 gene encoding nuclear factor 7, brain-like yields MAEKYTAVEKFLTCHVCLETFRDPVSLSCNHSFCSSCLKQFWEKTGNKNCPICQRKSSKDNPIVNFALKELADSFAGRQKSGSSEGEERDKEEELVCREHQEEPRLFCVQEQRALCTVCHFPHDSSHRVIPVEEAVKDLKETLRCDFKSLQDKREKYQQLQKTYRDVVKESKKQLASTERQIRAQFNKLHQFLREEEESRLAALREEEEQKAERVSREMKRMEEQISSLSDCMAAVEAELQKASGAFLSSSRDAQSRARAQCSLSDPQLPSGLLIDVAKHLGNLSFSVWSKMKDLVHFTPLILDSNTAFYCLYLSDDLTSVRRGDTQQLPDNPERFTQYSNVLGSEGFSSGKHSWEVEVGDHPDWIVGLAKESVDRKGAIKASPKFGNWCLCHRDGKYSNGDGQPVRVKESLQRIRVQLDYDRGEVSFYDSGDLSHIYTHKDTFTEKLFPYFHVGKSAGAKTTTLTVCQAEITL; encoded by the coding sequence ATGGCTGAAAAATATACTGCTGTTGAGAAGTTCCTGACCTGCCATGTGTGTTTAGAGACATTCAGAGATCCtgtgtctctgagctgtaaCCACAGCTTCTGTTCAAGCTGCCTGAAACAATTCTGGGAAAAAACTGGAAACAAAAACTGTCCGATTTGTCAAAGAAAATCCTCCAAAGACAATCCAATTGTGAACTTTGCTCTGAAGGAGCTGGCAGACTCCTTTGCTGGCAGACAGAAATCTGGATCATCtgagggagaagagagggacaaggaggaggagctggtgtgTCGTGAACACCAAGAAGAGCCCAGACTGTTCTgtgtgcaggagcagagagctTTGTGTACTGTCTGCCATTTTCCTCATGACAGCAGCCACAGAGTGATTCCTGTAGAAGAAGCAGTGAAGGATCTGAAGGAGACGCTGAGATGTGACTTCAAGTCTCTGCAGGACAAGAGGGAGAAATACcaacagctgcagaaaacatACAGGGACGTGGTGAAAGAGTCCAAGAAGCAGCTGGCGTCCACAGAGAGGCAGATCAGAGCCCAGTTCAACAAGCTGCACCAGttcctgagagaggaagaggagtccaGACTGGCAGctctgagggaggaagaggagcagaaggcAGAGCGTGtgagcagagagatgaagaggatggaggagcagaTCTCCTCCCTCTCAGACTGCATGGCTGCTGttgaagcagagctgcagaaagccaGCGGGGCgttcctcagcagctccagagacgCTCAGAGCCGAGCCAGAGCCCAGTGCTCACTGTCAGATCCACAGCTGCCCTCAGGACTGCTCATAGATGTGGCCAAACACCTGGGAAACCTGTCCTTCTCAGTCTGGAGCAAGATGAAGGACCTGGTCCACTTCACTCCTCTCATTctggactcaaacactgcattCTACTGTCTCTACCTGTCTGATGATCTGACCAGTGTGAGACGTGGAGACACTCAGCAGCTTCCTGATAATCCAGAGAGATTCACTCAGTATAGTAATGTCCTGGGCTCTGAGGGCTTCAGCTCAGGGAAACACAgctgggaggtggaggtgggagatCATCCAGACTGGATTGTTGGATTGGCTAAAGAGTCAGTTGACAGAAAGGGAGCGATAAAAGCTTCCCCAAAATTTGGAAACTGGTGTTTATGTCATCGTGATGGAAAATACAGTAATGGTGATGGTCAGCCAGTCAGAGTGAAGGAGAGTCTACAGAGGATCAGAGTCCAGCTGGACTATGACAGGGGGGAGGTGTCCTTCTACGACTCTGGAGACCTGAGTCACATCTACACTCACAAAGACACTTTCACTGAGAAACTCTTCCCTTATTTTCATGTTGGAAAATCTGCTGGAGCCAAAACCACGACTCTCACCGTCTGTCAGGCTGAGATTACTCTGTGA